From a single Arachis hypogaea cultivar Tifrunner chromosome 3, arahy.Tifrunner.gnm2.J5K5, whole genome shotgun sequence genomic region:
- the LOC112789048 gene encoding probable magnesium transporter NIPA6 — MGVSENSTGLALALGSSAFIGASFILKKKGLKRAAATGTRAGVGGYTYLLEPLWWAGMVSMIVGEVANFVAYIYAPAILVTPLGAISIIVSAVLAHFLLNERLQTMGVLGCLSCIVGSIVIVIHAPQEQTPTSVQEIWDLATQPAFLFYAVATISLVLALILHFEPRYGQSNMLVYLGICSLMGSFTVVSIKAIGIAIKLTLDGINQIAYPQTWFFLTVSAICVITQLNYLNRALDTFNAAIVSPVYYVMFTTLTIIASAIMFKDWSGQDATSIASEICGFITILSGTMILHITRKQEESDMQRTLKFYVGEDSMKGLEDEHLILIHGSDFREQ; from the exons ATGGGGGTTTCGGAAAACTCGACGGGTTTGGCTTTGGCGTTGGGTTCCAGTGCATTCATTGGTGCTAGCTTCATCCTCAAGAAGAAGGGTCTCAAGCGTGCTGCTGCCACCGGCACTCGTGCAG GTGTTGGTGGTTATACTTATTTACTAGAGCCACTTTGGTGGGCTGGCATGGTTTCAA TGATTGTTGGGGAGGTAGCAAACTTTGTGGCTTATATTTATGCTCCGGCAATACTCGTTACGCCGCTTGGCGCGATCAGTATTATTGTCAG TGCTGTTTTGGCTCACTTCTTGCTGAATGAGCGGCTTCAGACGATGGGGGTATTAGGATGTCTGTCCTGCATTGTGGGATCAATTGTCATTGTCATCCATGCTCCTCAAGAGCAAACTCCGACTTCTGTCCAAGAAATATGGGATTTGGCCACTCAACCAG CATTTCTATTTTATGCCGTGGCAACAATTTCTTTAGTTTTGGCTTTGATTTTACACTTCGAGCCTCGCTATGGACAGTCTAATATGCTGGTTTacttgggaatttgttcattaaTGGGCTCATTTACG GTTGTGAGCATCAAGGCCATTGGTATTGCAATAAAGCTAACACTTGATGGAATTAACCAAATAGCTTATCCTCAGACTTGGTTTTTTCTCACAGTTTCAGCAATATGTGTTATCACACAGCTGAATTACCTTAACAGG GCACTGGATACATTCAATGCAGCTATTGTTTCCCCTGTATATTATGTTATGTTCACAACTCTCACCATTATTGCCAGTGCAATAATGTTTAAG GATTGGTCTGGTCAGGATGCTACCAGCATAGCGTCTGAGATATGTGGCTTCATCACCATTCTTTCAGGAACAATGATATTGCATATTACCAGAAAACAGGAAGAGTCCGATATGCAAA GGACCTTAAAATTCTACGTTGGCGAGGATTCAATGAAGGGCCTTGAGGATGAACACCTGATCCTTATACATGGTTCGGATTTTCGGGAACAGTGA
- the LOC112789050 gene encoding eukaryotic translation initiation factor 4B3, with amino-acid sequence MAATVSAWSKPGAWALDSEEHEAELLQQQTSNNNETALTGKPLADFPSLAAAAAAKPKKKKGQTFSLAEFTAAKTDYQDPIVLPTGPRQRTAEELDRDRNRLGGGFRNYGGDRANRSSGGGDDSSNSRWGSSRVSDEPRRNGGFRDSNRELAPSRADEIDNWAAAKKSTVGNGFERRERDRDRERSGFFDSQSRADESDSWVTNKSSVPSESRRFGSNGGSGGLGFERERKVGFGSSGGADSDNWNKKKVEFNGGSERSEGGGGRPRLVLQPRTSPVNNESQEGAGNGNGNVVKPKGPSPFGEARPREEVLAEKGQDWKKIDEQLESMKIKEAAEKKESFGKRGFGSANGRGSSLSEARAERSWRKPESETERKAESETESKPESDDGRPKSADSEKMEDEHVEEN; translated from the exons ATGGCGGCTACCGTTTCTGCGTGGTCGAAGCCAGGTGCGTGGGCTTTGGATTCTGAGGAACATGAAgctgagctccttcaacagcaaACTAGCAACAATAACGAAACTGCCCTCACCGGAAAACCACTAGCCGACTTCCCATCTTTGGCCGCGGCGGCCGCCGCAAAACCCAAGAAGAAGAAAGGCCAGACCTTTTCCCTTGCTGAGTTCACTGCCGCCAAAACCGACTACCAAGATCCCATCGTGCTCCCCACCGGTCCGCGCCAGCGCACCGCCGAGGAGCTCGACCGCGACCGCAACCGTCTTGGCGGAGGCTTCAGGAACTACGGCGGTGACCGCGCCAACAGAAGCTCCGGTGGTGGTGATGATTCCTCCAATTCGAGGTGGGGTTCCTCTAGGGTTTCTGACGAGCCGAGGCGGAACGGTGGGTTTAGGGATTCGAATCGCGAATTGGCTCCTTCCCGCGCCGACGAGATTGATAATTGGGCCGCCGCGAAGAAATCAACGGTCGGTAACGGTTTCGAGAGGAGGGAAAGGGATAGAGATAGGGAAAGGAGCGGTTTTTTCGATTCCCAATCGCGTGCTGATGAATCCGATAGTTGGGTTACGAACAAGAGTTCTGTGCCGTCAGAGAGTCGGAGATTCGGTTCCAACGGCGGTTCTGGTGGTCTTGGGTTTGAAAGAGAGAGGAAGGTAGGGTTTGGGTCTAGCGGCGGCGCAGATTCTGATaattggaacaagaaaaaggttGAATTTAACGGTGGAAGTGAGAGGAGTGAGGGTGGTGGTGGGAGACCTAGGCTTGTTCTGCAACCTCGTACATCGCCTGTGAACAATGAGAGCCAGGAGGGTGCTGGTAATGGTAATGGTAATGTGGTGAAACCAAAGGGTCCGAGCCCATTCGGCGAGGCGAGACCGAGGGAGGAGGTGCTGGCGGAGAAGGGGCAGGATTGGAAGAAGATTGATGAGCAGCTTGAGAGCATGAAGATTAAGGAGGCTGCTGAGAAAAAAGAGAGTTTTGGAAAGAGGGGTTTTGGTTCTGCCAATGGACGTGGTTCTAGTTTGTCTGAAGCCAGGGCTGAGCGGAGTTGGAGGAAGCCGGAATCCGAGACCGAGAGGAAGGCAGAATCTGAGACCGAGAGCAAGCCGGAATCTGATGATGGTCGTCCGAAAAG TGCTGATTCTGAGAAAATGGAGGATGAACATGTTGAAGAAAACTGA
- the LOC112789053 gene encoding disease resistance protein RPS6 encodes MEESFSMWNLSLANNLIQTGLRHRKVLIVLDNVDKEIQLEKLALEREWLGRGSRIIIVSRDEHILREYEVDHVYKVKLLNDENAHQLFCRKAFKCNHVVKDYESLTDSALAYANGLPLAIKVLGSFLFGRDVSEWSSALVRLKETPTKDIMDVLRISFDGLEDPEKEIFLDIACFFPDDEEDYVKDILRIRRFHPEIGIRILIDKSLITCSRYYIVMHDLLRELGRSIIREKSPNEPRKWSRLWNYRDLSDVLWENKAVKNLEAIVLPRSLKNREELSKKATLKVEALSQMNHLKLLILKKVNFSGCLDFLSNQLRYLDWEKYPFTCLPSSFQPNKLVKLILYHSNIKELWEGTKDLHNLTHIELCHSKNLVKIPNLSQAPNLEHLDIKGCIKLVHLDASVGSLEKLSFLNLENCKSLVSIPNSIFHLNSLQHLNLSGCSKLFRYQLLEKPRQSEQLNTDQSVQSHMTSSICKTLTRPLHFFYSKRLSSSVDLLVPSLSRFPALTYLDISFCNLVQIPEAIGQLHCLESLNIGGNNIVTLPHCIKELPKLGELNLEYCNNLKWLSSTLLPIGGASRQSCYYGGLYVFNCPNLSDMEGCCLTVVSWMIKVIEVNMQCSLLKCIIQVVIPGNKIPRWFNKQNTGNSVSLDPFPIVDDNNWIGIACCVTFVVHHAPIQLLKRRSRVLVGCGFRSKPLHESIYPVVPIRLEKDSITTKLDHMLIVFFSREVFINLFVSYLKKGASDVDSIELAIMSDYPEEVELKSCGYRWLYKEDVEQFNPTMMYTATSSTQQHKFLAIEHVQ; translated from the exons ATGGAAGAAAGTTTTTCGATGTGGAATCTTTCATTGGCAAATAATCTGATTCAAACTGGGTTACGCCATAGAAAGGTTCTCATAGTTCTGGATAATGTTGATAAGGAGATTCAGTTGGAGAAGTTGGCTTTAGAACGGGAATGGCTCGGTAGAGGGAGTAGAATAATCATAGTTTCTAGAGATGAGCATATATTGAGAGAGTATGAAGTGGATCATGTTTATAAAGTTAAACTCTTAAATGATGAGAATGCTCACCAATTGTTTTGCAGAAAAGCTTTCAAATGTAATCATGTTGTAAAAGATTATGAAAGCCTGACAGATTCTGCATTAGCATATGCTAATGGACTTCCTTTAGCAATTAAAGTATTGGGCTCATTTTTGTTTGGGCGAGATGTCTCTGAATGGAGTAGTGCATTGGTTAGACTGAAAGAAACTCCAACAAAAGATATTATGGATGTACTTCGAATCAGTTTTGATGGACTTGAGGATCCGGAAAAAGAAATATTTCTTGATATTGCCTGTTTCTTTCCCGATGATGAAGAAGATTATGTAAAAGATATTTTGCGTATTCGAAGATTTCATCCTGAGATTGGTATAAGAATTCTCATTGACAAATCACTCATAACTTGCAGTCGGTATTACATTGTTATGCATGATTTGTTGAGAGAGTTGGGTAGAAGTATTATTCGAGAAAAATCACCCAATGAACCAAGAAAGTGGAGCAGGTTATGGAACTATAGGGATCTAAGTGATGTCTTGTGGGAAAACAAG GCAGTGAAGAACCTTGAAGCCATAGTTCTGCCAAGATCTCTCAAAAATAGGGAAGAGTTGTCAAAAAAGGCAACATTGAAGGTTGAAGCTTTATCACAAATGAACCACCTTAAATTACTCATACTCAAAAAAGTGAATTTCTCAGGATGTCTTGATTTTCTTTCTAATCAGTTGAGATATCTTGATTGGGAAAAATACCCTTTCACATGTTTGCCATCAAGCTTTCAGCCAAATAAACTCGTTAAATTAATCCTATATCATAGCAATATCAAAGAACTCTGGGAGGGAACAAAG GATCTACATAACTTGACACACATAGAACTATGTCATTCCAAAAATCTCGTAAAGATACCAAATTTATCTCAAGCCCCAAATCTTGAGCATTTAGATATTAAAGGATGTATTAAACTTGTTCACCTTGATGCATCCGTTGGTTCTCTAGAAAAGCTTAGTTTCTTGAATCTGGAAAACTGCAAAAGTCTTGTTAGTATTCCCAATAGCATATTTCATCTTAATTCTCTTCAACATTTAAATCTGTCTGGCTGTTCAAAATTATTTAGATATCAGTTGTTAGAGAAACCAAGACAAAGCGAACAGTTGAATACAGATCAAAGTGTGCAAAGCCACATGACATCCTCCATATGCAAAACTCTTACAAGACCTCTccattttttctattctaaaaggCTTTCCAGTTCAGTTGATTTGTTGGTGCCTTCATTGTCACGTTTTCCAGCTTTGACATATCTTGACATAAGTTTCTGTAATCTAGTTCAAATACCTGAAGCTATTGGACAGTTACATTGTTTAGAAAGCTTAAACATAGGGGGAAACAATATTGTTACGCTACCTCATTGCATCAAAGAACTTCCCAAGCTAGGGGAGCTGAATTTGGAGTACTGTAACAATCTAAAGTGGCTGTCAAGTACCCTTTTGCCGATAGGAGGAGCTAGCCGTCAAAGTTGTTACTATGGAGGATTATATGTTTTCAACTGCCCCAATTTAAGTGACATGGAAGGTTGTTGTCTCACAGTAGTTTCATGGATGATAAAAGTGATTGAG GTGAACATGCAATGTTCTTTACTCAAATGCATCATTCAAGTTGTTATTCCAGGGAATAAAATTCCAAGGTGGTTCAACAAACAGAATACGGGTAATTCAGTGAGCCTGGATCCTTTTCCCATTGTGGATGACAATAATTGGATTGGCATTGCTTGTTGTGTAACATTTGTTGTACATCATGCTCCAATTCAATTGCTTAAACGTAGGAGTAGAGTGCTTGTAGGTTGTGGTTTTCGCTCTAAACCTCTGCATGAGAGCATTTATCCCGTTGTTCCAATACGTCTTGAGAAAGATTCGATCACAACTAAATTAGATCATATGCTGATAGTATTTTTCTCCCGGGAAGTTTTCATTAATCTTTTtgtaagttatttaaaaaaaggaGCATCTGATGTTGATAGCATTGAAttggcaatcatgagtgattATCCAGAAGAAGTAGAACTGAAGAGTTGTGGTTACCGGTGGCTATATAAGGAAGATGTGGAACAATTTAACCCAACAATGATGTATACCGCCACTTCTTCAACTCAGCAGCACAAGTTCTTGGCAATTGAACATGTCCAATAA